Proteins encoded in a region of the Spongiibacter tropicus DSM 19543 genome:
- a CDS encoding DoxX family protein — MNAILRSYYWLHDGLFGRLRHLAFLAPLLMRLYLAPVMLAAGLYKAYHIDEIISWFGQGLGFPEPVLMAYLAAYTELVGGFCLLFGLAVRWVSLPLMITMLVAAVTVHWQHGWFTVAPSEPMRSVAKPLADIGIPAARDSLENSLDVARRLQRAEALMSEHGNGDWLTEKGSFAVINNGIEQAATYFIMLLALLFTGAGRWLSLDDYLDRQARAALVSSGPASAPAVRSSESADSDAAGLTGDE; from the coding sequence ATGAACGCCATTTTGCGCAGTTACTACTGGCTTCACGACGGCCTGTTTGGCCGCTTGCGTCACTTAGCCTTTCTGGCGCCGCTGTTAATGCGTCTGTATCTGGCGCCGGTCATGCTGGCTGCCGGTTTATACAAGGCGTATCACATCGATGAGATTATCAGCTGGTTTGGGCAGGGCTTGGGGTTTCCCGAGCCGGTGTTGATGGCCTATCTCGCGGCGTACACCGAGCTGGTAGGTGGGTTCTGTCTGCTGTTTGGGCTGGCTGTACGGTGGGTGAGTCTGCCGCTGATGATCACCATGCTGGTAGCGGCTGTTACGGTTCACTGGCAACACGGCTGGTTTACCGTCGCCCCCAGTGAGCCCATGAGAAGCGTGGCCAAACCTCTGGCCGACATCGGAATTCCTGCGGCAAGAGACAGCCTGGAAAACAGCCTGGATGTCGCGCGCCGTCTCCAGCGTGCCGAAGCATTGATGAGCGAACACGGCAACGGGGACTGGTTGACTGAGAAGGGGAGCTTCGCCGTGATCAATAATGGTATTGAGCAGGCGGCGACCTATTTCATCATGCTGCTGGCACTGTTGTTCACCGGTGCCGGGCGATGGTTGAGCTTGGATGATTATCTCGACCGGCAGGCGCGAGCCGCGCTGGTGTCGTCGGGCCCCGCCAGTGCCCCGGCTGTTCGCTCCTCTGAGTCGGCGGATTCCGATGCTGCTGGTCTAACGGGCGACGAATGA
- the rhlB gene encoding ATP-dependent RNA helicase RhlB has translation MLRKLFSSSSAKADDNTAAEAKRSAAPTPADSSDQSKNAERQSDSRAGGRKRSRAKKKPPQQAWSLDQFQVPEEEGKTRFHDLGLDESLMHGIADAGFQYCSPIQAASLPHTLRGNDVIGKAQTGTGKTAAFLITIFNDLLNNPVEDERFAGEPRALVIAPTRELVVQIGEDARQLGKYCGLNVVTLIGGMDYQKQLDRLNNDLVDIVVATPGRLLDFSGRRDLYLDQVELLVIDEADRMLDMGFIPQVKRIVRLTPRKTHRQTLLFSATFTEDIVRLTEQWTLDPVKIEIEPESVATDTVDQRVYLVESQDKFRVLLNIVKQPDVNSIIIFANRRDETRRLHERLCKAGVRCGILSGEIPQNKRSRTLQQFKDGEINCLVATDVAGRGIHVKGISHVVNYTLPEEPDDYVHRIGRTGRAGATGTSISFACEDDAFLLPDIEAELGMKLNCEQPPEVLLK, from the coding sequence TTGCTAAGGAAGCTGTTTTCATCCTCATCCGCAAAGGCGGACGATAACACCGCAGCCGAGGCCAAGCGCTCCGCTGCGCCCACGCCCGCTGACTCCTCTGATCAATCAAAAAACGCCGAGCGGCAAAGCGATAGTCGCGCCGGTGGCCGCAAGCGCTCCCGCGCCAAGAAAAAACCGCCACAGCAAGCTTGGAGCCTTGATCAGTTTCAGGTGCCGGAAGAAGAGGGCAAAACGCGCTTTCATGATCTCGGCCTTGACGAGAGCCTGATGCATGGCATTGCTGACGCCGGATTTCAGTATTGCTCTCCGATCCAGGCGGCGTCCCTGCCGCATACTCTCCGCGGTAATGACGTGATCGGCAAAGCCCAGACGGGTACCGGTAAAACAGCGGCATTCCTGATCACGATCTTTAATGACCTGCTGAATAACCCGGTAGAAGACGAGCGTTTTGCCGGTGAGCCGAGGGCATTGGTGATTGCACCGACTCGAGAGTTGGTGGTGCAGATTGGTGAGGATGCGCGTCAGCTTGGCAAATACTGTGGTCTGAATGTTGTCACACTGATTGGCGGCATGGATTATCAGAAGCAGCTTGATCGTTTGAATAACGACCTGGTCGATATTGTGGTCGCCACGCCGGGCCGGTTGCTGGACTTTTCCGGGCGCCGTGATCTGTATCTGGATCAGGTGGAGTTGCTGGTGATCGATGAAGCCGACCGTATGCTGGATATGGGCTTTATTCCCCAGGTGAAGCGCATTGTTCGCCTCACTCCTCGCAAAACCCACCGCCAGACGTTGCTGTTCAGTGCGACCTTTACCGAAGATATTGTCCGCCTCACGGAGCAGTGGACGCTGGACCCGGTAAAAATCGAGATCGAACCCGAGTCGGTGGCGACGGATACCGTCGATCAACGGGTGTACCTGGTGGAGTCTCAGGATAAATTCCGGGTGCTGTTGAACATTGTTAAGCAGCCGGATGTGAACAGCATTATTATCTTTGCCAATCGCCGGGATGAGACGCGCCGCCTGCATGAGCGTCTGTGCAAAGCCGGCGTTCGCTGCGGTATTCTGTCTGGAGAAATCCCTCAGAATAAGCGTTCACGTACCTTGCAGCAGTTCAAAGACGGCGAGATCAACTGTCTGGTCGCCACGGATGTGGCGGGGCGGGGGATTCACGTGAAGGGCATCAGTCACGTGGTCAACTATACCCTGCCGGAAGAACCTGACGATTACGTACACCGTATTGGCCGTACTGGCCGGGCAGGAGCAACGGGAACGTCAATCAGCTTTGCCTGTGAAGATGATGCCTTCCTGCTGCCGGATATCGAAGCCGAACTTGGTATGAAGCTCAATTGCGAGCAACCCCCGGAAGTATTGCTGAAATAA
- a CDS encoding PA4642 family protein: MKKDKEKVLDEVWTEDRVREFLNVEAKAGVDADFHRLLKAYQSMRADDFELFIGMFLQADGNINAVDGSGRSVLSYAKEHRNSADYVAALEANGAQ; this comes from the coding sequence ATGAAAAAAGATAAAGAAAAGGTATTGGACGAAGTCTGGACCGAAGACCGCGTTCGTGAGTTTCTGAACGTCGAAGCCAAAGCGGGCGTCGACGCCGATTTTCACCGCTTACTGAAAGCTTACCAGAGCATGCGCGCCGACGATTTTGAGCTGTTCATCGGCATGTTTCTGCAAGCCGACGGCAATATCAACGCGGTGGACGGCAGCGGCCGCAGCGTACTGAGCTACGCGAAAGAGCACCGCAACTCCGCCGACTATGTAGCCGCCCTGGAAGCCAACGGCGCACAGTAA
- a CDS encoding MarR family winged helix-turn-helix transcriptional regulator, translated as MSTDIRNTIWHLAFQFKVSAKHAIRDRGLPLNGMHARMLSLIQHQERCTANQLATTTGRDKAQITRLLKELEDMGLLTRRPHPSDKRSQLLTLSTDGQALMATVEKAEHAVEAQMLKGLSQDEVASFLKLAEKMLNNLQGN; from the coding sequence ATGAGCACTGATATCCGCAACACCATCTGGCATCTGGCCTTCCAATTCAAAGTCAGCGCCAAGCACGCGATTCGCGACAGAGGCCTGCCTCTAAACGGCATGCATGCGCGAATGCTCAGCCTTATCCAGCACCAGGAGCGCTGCACGGCCAATCAACTCGCGACCACAACCGGTCGAGACAAGGCCCAAATTACCCGGCTATTGAAAGAGCTGGAGGACATGGGACTCCTTACCCGCCGCCCCCATCCCAGCGACAAACGCAGCCAACTTCTCACTCTCAGCACTGACGGCCAGGCGCTGATGGCAACCGTCGAAAAAGCCGAACACGCTGTCGAAGCACAAATGCTGAAAGGCCTCAGCCAAGACGAGGTCGCCTCGTTTCTAAAGCTGGCCGAGAAAATGCTCAATAACTTGCAGGGCAACTGA
- the cysZ gene encoding sulfate transporter CysZ, protein MSPLSGPQYLFRGFELLRLPGIRLFVALPLLINTVIFGTLSYLAFDYFSHWINQLVAWLPDWLDFLQWLLWPLAVILVLAVVMYLFSTIANIIAAPFNGLLAEKLEEHLCGVEVEARETLVQALASFPRSIGRECRKLLYYAGFAIITLIASFIISPMAPLLWFALNAWMMAIEYCDYPMDNHKLSFAEARRRIGSQRATSFSFGALVMLGTMVPILNLFIMPAAVCGGTLMWVERMKGMEKRA, encoded by the coding sequence ATGAGCCCTCTCAGCGGCCCCCAATACCTGTTTCGCGGCTTTGAGCTGCTGCGCCTGCCTGGCATCCGTCTGTTTGTGGCCCTGCCCCTGCTGATCAATACCGTAATCTTCGGCACACTGAGCTACCTCGCCTTCGACTATTTCTCTCACTGGATAAACCAACTGGTGGCCTGGCTCCCCGACTGGCTGGATTTCCTCCAGTGGCTGCTCTGGCCACTGGCGGTCATTCTGGTTCTGGCGGTGGTGATGTATTTATTCAGCACGATCGCCAACATCATCGCCGCGCCCTTCAATGGCCTCCTCGCAGAAAAACTGGAGGAGCATCTCTGTGGGGTTGAGGTCGAGGCAAGAGAGACGCTGGTACAGGCGCTGGCGAGCTTTCCTCGCAGCATCGGCAGGGAGTGCCGAAAACTGCTGTATTACGCGGGATTTGCGATTATTACGCTGATTGCCAGTTTTATTATTTCGCCCATGGCACCGCTGCTGTGGTTCGCCCTGAACGCATGGATGATGGCGATTGAGTACTGCGATTACCCGATGGACAACCACAAGCTGAGCTTCGCAGAAGCACGGCGGCGTATCGGCAGCCAGCGTGCAACCAGCTTCAGCTTTGGTGCACTGGTGATGTTGGGCACCATGGTGCCGATATTGAACCTGTTTATCATGCCCGCCGCCGTGTGCGGTGGCACGCTGATGTGGGTAGAGCGAATGAAGGGAATGGAAAAGCGCGCTTGA
- the smrA gene encoding DNA endonuclease SmrA gives MRDDDKLFAEEMLGVQPLRNDARVALKKKQESDALAQRARRLAATASQAPRNFLSSSEIPMLDPHYIVEFRREGVQYGVYRKLKQAKYDIEARLDLHKMTVEQAREQVFRFIRDAMAMDLRTLIIVHGRGHHSQSGAAVLKSHVAHWLPQIDEVQAFCSAQPQHGGAGAVYVLLKKSERKKQENRDRLTRGRSQN, from the coding sequence ATGAGAGATGACGACAAGCTGTTTGCCGAGGAAATGCTCGGCGTCCAACCTTTGCGCAATGATGCCCGCGTTGCCCTGAAGAAAAAGCAGGAAAGTGATGCGTTGGCGCAGCGCGCGCGTCGCCTGGCAGCAACGGCGAGTCAGGCTCCCCGCAACTTTCTATCCAGCAGCGAAATCCCCATGTTGGACCCCCACTATATCGTTGAATTTCGTCGCGAGGGCGTTCAGTACGGTGTCTACCGTAAGCTGAAGCAGGCGAAGTACGACATCGAGGCGCGACTTGATCTGCACAAGATGACCGTTGAGCAGGCGAGGGAGCAGGTCTTCCGCTTTATTCGCGACGCCATGGCGATGGATTTGCGAACGCTGATTATTGTTCACGGCCGGGGGCACCACAGCCAGTCCGGTGCGGCGGTGCTGAAGTCTCATGTGGCCCATTGGCTGCCACAAATTGACGAGGTGCAGGCATTCTGCAGCGCGCAGCCGCAGCACGGCGGTGCGGGGGCCGTGTATGTACTATTGAAAAAGAGCGAGCGGAAAAAACAGGAAAATCGCGACCGGCTGACGCGAGGCCGCTCCCAAAATTAG
- the prfA gene encoding peptide chain release factor 1: MKASIRSKLENLLDRYEEIGALLSDPEVIGDQDRFRKLSQEYAEIEPVVAAYGQYRQVNDDLDEARLMLGEDDAEMRAMAEEEIAGGEERLDALEAELQTLLLPRDPNDSHNVFLEIRAGTGGDEAAIFAGDLFRMYSRFAERKGWKIEVLNERPGEHGGYKEIISRVAGQDVYGHLKFESGAHRVQRVPETESQGRIHTSACTVAVMPEPEASEEVEINKADLRIDTFRASGAGGQHVNKTDSAVRITHIPSGIVVECQDERSQHKNRARAMSLLAARINDVRQSEQQQAQADERRNLVGSGDRSERIRTYNFPQGRVTDHRINLTLYKLDEFIQGDVDQVVGPLRQEHQADLLAAMAE, translated from the coding sequence ATGAAGGCTTCTATTCGCAGCAAACTGGAAAATTTGCTCGACCGTTATGAAGAAATCGGGGCGCTGTTGAGCGACCCCGAGGTCATTGGGGATCAGGATCGATTCCGTAAACTATCGCAGGAATATGCCGAAATTGAGCCCGTGGTGGCGGCTTATGGCCAGTATCGTCAGGTTAATGACGACCTGGACGAGGCGAGGCTGATGCTGGGCGAAGATGACGCTGAAATGCGGGCAATGGCTGAAGAAGAAATCGCCGGGGGTGAAGAACGTCTCGACGCGCTGGAGGCCGAGCTGCAAACCTTGCTGTTACCACGCGACCCCAACGATTCCCACAACGTTTTTCTGGAAATTCGGGCAGGAACCGGCGGTGATGAAGCTGCCATTTTTGCCGGCGATCTGTTTCGTATGTATTCGCGGTTTGCCGAGCGTAAAGGCTGGAAAATCGAAGTGCTGAATGAGCGGCCTGGCGAGCACGGGGGGTATAAGGAAATCATCAGTCGCGTCGCTGGGCAGGATGTATACGGACACCTTAAATTTGAGTCTGGCGCGCACCGGGTGCAGCGTGTGCCGGAGACGGAGTCCCAGGGGCGGATTCATACCTCGGCCTGCACGGTGGCGGTCATGCCGGAGCCGGAAGCCTCTGAAGAGGTGGAGATCAATAAGGCCGATTTGCGTATCGACACCTTCCGCGCCAGTGGCGCAGGCGGTCAGCACGTGAACAAGACCGACTCGGCGGTGCGCATCACCCATATTCCCAGCGGCATTGTCGTGGAGTGTCAGGATGAGCGCTCACAACACAAAAACCGCGCACGGGCCATGTCGCTGCTGGCGGCGCGCATCAACGATGTTCGCCAGAGCGAGCAGCAGCAGGCGCAGGCTGATGAGCGGCGCAATCTGGTAGGCAGTGGTGATCGCTCGGAGCGGATTCGCACTTACAACTTCCCTCAGGGGCGGGTGACCGATCACCGTATTAATCTCACGCTGTACAAGCTCGATGAGTTTATTCAGGGCGACGTTGATCAAGTAGTGGGGCCGTTGCGGCAGGAGCATCAAGCTGACCTGCTGGCGGCGATGGCGGAGTAA
- the hemA gene encoding glutamyl-tRNA reductase, with product MRLLLLGINHNSAPLALRERVAFVPEQIHVALRDGVAAGLGEEMAILSTCNRTEIYALAADDDEEGGEQAILDWLSRFHHVDHAQLSECCYVSRDSDALQHMMEVAAGLDSMVLGEPQILGQMKSAYALAAEAGTAGAAMNQLFSHVFAVAKQVRTDTAIGENPVSVAYAAVSLTQHVFSNLSKCTALLIGAGETIELVARHLREKGVKRIVIANRTLERAHQLAESFQAEAVMLSDIPSYLREADILVASTASQLPILGKGAVETALKKRKHRPMVMVDIAVPRDIEPQVAELDDVYLYTVDDLREIVDENKRARESEARKADQLIIDAVAHWQARLRSRDAVDTIKDYRAKAERLRDAELERARRQLEKGEDAAAVLEQLARGLTNKLIHSPTAEIKAAGAQGRNDLVNWARELLQLKERDD from the coding sequence ATGAGACTTCTCCTGCTTGGCATCAATCACAATTCTGCGCCTCTCGCCTTGCGAGAGCGGGTAGCGTTTGTGCCAGAACAGATCCACGTTGCCTTGCGCGACGGGGTCGCTGCCGGCCTGGGTGAAGAAATGGCGATCCTGTCGACCTGCAACCGCACCGAGATCTATGCGTTGGCCGCGGACGATGACGAGGAGGGTGGCGAGCAGGCCATTCTCGACTGGCTGTCGCGTTTCCACCATGTTGATCACGCGCAGCTCAGTGAATGCTGCTATGTCAGCCGCGACAGCGATGCCCTTCAGCATATGATGGAGGTCGCCGCCGGGCTGGACTCCATGGTGCTGGGCGAGCCGCAAATCCTCGGGCAGATGAAGTCCGCCTACGCGCTGGCCGCTGAAGCTGGCACTGCGGGTGCCGCGATGAATCAACTGTTCTCCCATGTGTTTGCCGTGGCCAAGCAGGTGCGTACCGACACGGCCATTGGCGAGAATCCGGTATCCGTGGCCTACGCAGCGGTGTCTCTGACGCAGCATGTGTTCAGCAACCTGAGCAAGTGTACGGCGCTGCTGATTGGTGCCGGCGAAACCATCGAGCTGGTAGCGCGCCACTTGCGAGAGAAAGGTGTGAAACGCATCGTGATTGCCAACCGCACGCTGGAAAGGGCGCATCAGTTAGCTGAGTCTTTTCAGGCGGAGGCGGTCATGCTGTCGGATATTCCCAGCTATTTGCGCGAGGCCGATATTCTGGTGGCCTCTACGGCCAGTCAGTTGCCGATTCTCGGCAAAGGTGCGGTTGAAACGGCGCTGAAAAAGCGCAAGCACCGCCCTATGGTGATGGTGGATATTGCGGTTCCGCGCGATATTGAGCCACAGGTGGCCGAGCTGGACGACGTGTACCTGTACACCGTTGACGACCTTCGCGAGATTGTCGATGAAAATAAACGTGCCCGTGAAAGCGAGGCGCGCAAGGCTGATCAGCTGATTATTGACGCAGTGGCGCACTGGCAGGCGCGACTGCGCTCGCGCGATGCGGTGGATACCATCAAGGATTACCGCGCCAAGGCCGAGCGCCTGCGCGATGCTGAATTAGAGCGTGCACGCCGTCAGCTGGAAAAAGGTGAAGACGCCGCCGCCGTGCTTGAGCAGTTGGCGCGTGGCCTGACCAATAAGCTGATTCACAGCCCCACTGCAGAGATTAAGGCCGCGGGTGCCCAAGGCCGCAATGACCTGGTCAACTGGGCTCGCGAGCTGCTACAACTCAAAGAGCGCGACGATTAG
- a CDS encoding cysteine-rich CWC family protein, translating into MTRETANNQLCPLCEGENHCAIAAGQAAASCWCMTTEISDEAKKAAAEAGPPQRCICPGCAQRSAVRVYSP; encoded by the coding sequence ATGACAAGGGAAACTGCAAACAACCAGCTTTGCCCACTGTGCGAAGGTGAGAATCACTGCGCTATCGCCGCAGGGCAGGCCGCTGCCAGTTGCTGGTGTATGACGACGGAGATCAGCGACGAAGCAAAAAAAGCGGCGGCCGAAGCGGGGCCACCGCAGCGCTGCATCTGCCCCGGCTGCGCACAGCGCAGCGCGGTCAGGGTTTATTCGCCGTAG
- a CDS encoding siderophore-interacting protein, translated as MLTVLRNELLTPHMRRLVLGGELSDFPPGCDSANFKLLLPRPGQSSIALPPFAEMPEAERPIVRTYTLRHFDAERGEIYVDFMMHADHGPASAWAAAAAPGDRVGFAGPGAPKFVDWQADWFFFAGDMSALPAIAANIERLPSEAKGYAVLDILDPADRQALPFPEGMAVQWRVNPHPELDSNGLVDAVKAKTWLPGSPAVWVAGESGAVRAIRRYMVGDRAVPRDRLYASGYWQIGMTEDRHQIEKRKDSQ; from the coding sequence ATGTTAACTGTTCTACGTAATGAATTGCTGACGCCCCATATGCGGCGACTGGTGCTCGGTGGTGAGCTGAGTGATTTTCCACCGGGTTGTGATAGCGCGAATTTCAAGCTTTTGCTGCCGCGTCCAGGGCAAAGCAGTATTGCCCTGCCGCCGTTTGCGGAGATGCCGGAGGCAGAGCGGCCGATTGTGCGCACGTATACCCTGCGTCACTTCGATGCCGAACGCGGTGAAATCTATGTGGATTTTATGATGCATGCAGACCACGGGCCGGCATCCGCGTGGGCAGCAGCGGCCGCGCCTGGAGACCGTGTGGGGTTTGCCGGTCCAGGTGCGCCAAAGTTTGTCGACTGGCAGGCCGACTGGTTCTTTTTTGCCGGTGATATGTCAGCCCTTCCAGCGATTGCGGCAAATATCGAGCGATTACCCTCCGAGGCGAAAGGCTATGCGGTTCTCGACATCCTCGATCCCGCTGACAGACAGGCGCTGCCATTCCCCGAGGGGATGGCGGTACAGTGGCGAGTCAACCCTCACCCGGAACTGGATAGTAATGGCTTGGTGGATGCGGTTAAGGCCAAGACCTGGCTTCCCGGTTCCCCGGCAGTCTGGGTGGCGGGGGAAAGCGGGGCGGTTCGCGCTATTCGCCGCTACATGGTCGGTGATAGGGCCGTGCCACGTGACCGGCTGTATGCCAGCGGTTACTGGCAAATCGGTATGACAGAGGACCGTCACCAAATCGAAAAGCGAAAAGACTCCCAGTAG
- the prmC gene encoding peptide chain release factor N(5)-glutamine methyltransferase codes for MQQALQSLSDSPALDVSLLLCHVLDCPRSYLYTWPERELDELQQKQFEQLLARRLNGEPIAHILGVREFWSLPLAVTADTLIPRPDTESLVEAALMLFTDSDAGALLDLGTGTGALALALASEWPSWQCRAVDKSPAAVALAQRNKASLGLENVTLEVSDWFAAFTPGSQFDLIVSNPPYIDADDPHLRQGDVRFEPASALVADDDGLGDLRRIAQQAPQYLKPGAYLMMEHGYQQAAAVRDVLKAVGFAGVRSGRDYGDNERYTLGQWAGESV; via the coding sequence ATGCAGCAAGCGTTGCAGTCGCTCAGCGATAGTCCGGCGTTGGATGTGTCGCTGCTGCTTTGCCATGTGCTTGATTGCCCGAGAAGTTATCTCTACACCTGGCCGGAACGCGAGCTGGATGAGCTGCAGCAGAAACAGTTTGAGCAACTGCTGGCGCGCCGCCTGAACGGCGAGCCCATTGCGCATATCCTCGGTGTTCGGGAGTTCTGGTCGCTGCCACTGGCGGTAACGGCAGATACCCTGATTCCCCGCCCGGATACCGAAAGCTTGGTGGAGGCTGCATTGATGCTGTTCACTGACAGCGACGCCGGGGCGTTACTGGATTTGGGCACGGGTACCGGTGCGCTGGCGCTGGCGTTGGCCAGCGAATGGCCGAGTTGGCAGTGTCGGGCGGTAGACAAGTCTCCCGCCGCCGTAGCGCTTGCACAGCGCAATAAAGCGTCACTGGGGCTGGAAAATGTGACGCTGGAGGTATCTGACTGGTTTGCGGCTTTCACGCCCGGGTCACAGTTTGATTTGATTGTCAGCAATCCACCCTATATCGACGCAGATGACCCCCATTTGCGGCAGGGAGATGTGCGCTTTGAACCCGCTTCAGCGCTGGTGGCCGACGACGATGGGCTCGGCGACCTGAGGCGCATTGCTCAGCAGGCGCCGCAATATCTTAAGCCCGGCGCGTATCTGATGATGGAACACGGGTACCAGCAGGCCGCAGCGGTTCGCGATGTGCTGAAGGCCGTCGGTTTTGCCGGGGTGCGCAGTGGTCGTGACTACGGTGACAATGAGCGCTACACCCTGGGGCAATGGGCGGGAGAGTCGGTATGA
- the moeB gene encoding molybdopterin-synthase adenylyltransferase MoeB — translation MSDEQLLRYSRHILLPELDVAGQQRLLNSRVLIVGVGGLGSPVAMYLAAAGVGQLDLADDDGVELSNLQRQIVHSTPDIGRSKVASATDILTALNPEVRIHGYEQRLAGDGLAKAVAAVDVVLDCTDNAETRFALNAACAAAKVPLVSGAAIRGEGQVSVYDMRRDDSPCYRCLYQEGSDELNCANAGVLSPVVGMVGSIQAIEAIKCLAQFGEPLIGRLLLIDALTMELRQFRLPRDPDCPVCARR, via the coding sequence CTGAGCGACGAGCAACTGTTGCGCTACAGTCGTCATATTCTTCTGCCCGAGCTGGATGTGGCCGGCCAACAGCGGCTGCTGAACAGTCGAGTGCTGATCGTCGGTGTTGGCGGCTTGGGCTCTCCCGTTGCCATGTATCTGGCCGCGGCGGGCGTAGGGCAGTTGGATCTGGCCGACGACGACGGCGTGGAGTTGAGTAATTTGCAGCGCCAGATTGTTCATAGCACCCCTGATATCGGGCGCAGTAAGGTGGCGTCCGCTACCGATATCTTGACGGCCTTGAATCCCGAGGTGCGGATACATGGCTACGAGCAGCGCCTGGCCGGTGACGGCTTGGCGAAGGCGGTAGCTGCGGTGGATGTGGTGCTGGATTGCACGGATAACGCCGAGACCCGGTTTGCGCTGAATGCGGCCTGCGCGGCAGCGAAAGTGCCGCTGGTTTCCGGCGCCGCGATTCGCGGTGAAGGACAGGTCAGTGTTTACGATATGCGCCGGGATGACAGTCCCTGCTATCGCTGCCTGTACCAGGAAGGCAGCGACGAGCTGAACTGCGCCAATGCCGGTGTGCTGTCGCCGGTCGTGGGAATGGTGGGTAGTATTCAGGCCATCGAGGCCATCAAATGCCTCGCACAATTCGGTGAGCCGCTAATCGGCCGCTTGTTGCTGATTGACGCCCTGACGATGGAGCTTCGCCAGTTTCGTTTGCCTCGGGACCCTGATTGCCCGGTGTGTGCGCGGCGATAA